A genome region from Nicotiana tabacum cultivar K326 chromosome 13, ASM71507v2, whole genome shotgun sequence includes the following:
- the LOC107804911 gene encoding epoxide hydrolase 2: protein MEKIEHKMVDVNGLQMHVAELGQGPIILFIHGFPELWYSWRHQILYLAERGYRAVAPDLRGYGDTTGAPINDHTKFSIFHLVGDLIALIEAIAPNEDKVFVVGHDWGAIIAWHLCLFRPDKVKALVNLSVHYFPTNPQMNTVDGLRAIYGDDHYVWRFQVPGEIEAEFAPIGVKSVLKKFLRFRDSAPFYFPKGKGVEAIPDAPIELSSWLTEEDLDYYSSKFEQTGFTGGVNYYRAFPINWELTAPWTGAQVKVPAKFMVGELDLVYHIPGAKDYIHNGEFKKDVPLLEEVVVLEGAAHFVNQERPDEINKHIFDFIQKF from the exons atggagAAGATAGAGCACAAGATGGTAGATGTAAATGGCCTACAAATGCATGTAGCAGAATTAGGCCAAGGTCCAATAATCCTCTTTATCCATGGTTTCCCTGAGCTCTGGTATTCATGGCGCCACCAAATTCTCTACTTAGCTGAACGTGGCTATCGTGCTGTGGCACCTGACCTAAGGGGTTATGGAGATACTACAG GTGCACCCATTAATGATCATACAAAATTCAGTATCTTTCACCTTGTGGGTGATCTTATAGCACTTATTGAAGCCATAGCTCCAAATGAAGATAAGGTGTTTGTTGTGGGTCATGACTGGGGTGCTATAATTGCTTGGCATTTGTGCCTTTTTAGGCCAGATAAAGTTAAGGCTTTGGTTAATTTGAGTGTCCATTATTTTCCAACGAACCCACAGATGAATACTGTTGATGGACTTAGGGCTATATATGGTGATGATCATTATGTCTGGAGATTTCAG GTACCAGGAGAAATTGAAGCTGAATTTGCTCCAATTGGTGTTAAGTCTGTTCTTAAGAAATTTCTCAGATTCCGCGACTCTGCACCATTTTATTTTCCTAAAGGCAAAGGCGTTGAGGCTATCCCTGATGCTCCAATTGAGCTTTCATCTTGGCTGACTGAGGAAGATTTGGATTACTATAGCAGCAAGTTTGAGCAGACTGGCTTCACTGGTGGAGTTAACTATTACCGAGCTTTTCCCAT AAACTGGGAACTCACAGCACCCTGGACAGGAGCTCAAGTTAAAGTTCCGGCCAAGTTTATGGTCGGAGAATTAGACTTGGTTTATCACATACCAGGTGCTAAAGATTACATACACAATGGTGAGTTTAAGAAAGATGTTCCATTGTTGGAGGAAGTGGTGGTTTTAGAAGGTGCAGCTCACTTTGTTAACCAAGAAAGGCCAGATGAGATTAACAAGCATATATTTGACTTCATTCAAAAGTTTTAA